A stretch of DNA from Candidatus Acidulodesulfobacterium acidiphilum:
AAATTTAATTCGTTATAAAGAATTTTATCGGTAAGTACAGGCGGCATTTTACGGTTGGATTTTGGCCGTTCGCCGCCCGTAATTTTTATAGACTCGATATATTTTTCCGAAGCGGCAATTTCTAAAACTAAATCCTTTCCCGATAATTTTGTTTTAAAATCGTAAACATACATACATAATAAACGCTTCGAAATTATATTAAAATTAACAGCTTAATTTAATGTCCGCATGTACCGCCGGAACAACTGCATGCAGGCGCAGGAGATGCTGTTTTGCTTTCATCGGCCGTTTTTTTTGATTTGCTTCCGCTTGCCGAACTGCCCGAACTTGCATAATCCGTTTTATACCAACCGGAGCCTTTTAGTACGAAACTTGAATTGGAAATTAGTTTTTCTAATTTTCCGCCGCATTTTTCGCATTTTTCAAGGGGTTTTTCGTTCATACCCTGAATTACCTCGATATAATTTCCGCAGTCTTTGCATTTGTATTCCCTGATAGGCATTTAATTTACCTCCTTATTAAATATATATAATCGTATTAATTATAACATAAATTTTATATTATTTACATATCGGCAAACTTTATACTATAATATTAAAAATATATTCAATTTAATTTATAAATGTTTATGCCGCTTTATAGTTTATAAAAAAATTTTAAATTATGGAAAACTTTAAAATTCCGGAATATTTCGGATCTTTAAATGCAGATATTTTTAATGATATTAAAGCATTATTTAAAGTAGAAAATTATTCGGCAGGAGAAAATATTTTTCTGGAAGGAGACAAATCAAAAGGAATATATTTCGTAGCCGAAGGAACCGTCAAGGTTTATAAATCTTCTAAAGACGGCAAAGAGCAGATTTTAAAGTTGATTTATCCGGGCGAATCGTTTAACGATATAACGGTTTTCGTAAAAGATATAAATCCCGCTTCCGCGGATGCCGTTACCGGCGCGAAACTATTTTTGTTATCGCGCGAGAATATGATAGGCCTTATTTATAAACATCCTGAAGTTTCTATTAATATTATAAGAAGCATGTCCGAAAAATTAAGGCATCTTACGAATGCCATAGAAGACCTTTCCCTTAAACGTACGCAGGAAAGAATAGCGAAAATTCTGCTTTTATTCGACGGCGAAAAACTTAGCCAGAAAATAATAGCGGATATCGCGGGAACGGCAAGAGAAGTAGTTTCGCGTGCGCTGAAGGATTTTGCGGCAAAAGATATTATAAAATTAGACAAAAGGGATATTATAATACTCGACAGAAAAAAATTAGAGGATTTGAGCGAATAATATACACGTAAAATTTATCCATCTATCCATCTATGCGGATTATAGCAGGTTCATTAAAAGGAAGAATAATACCTAACGTATTCGATATTAAAAACGTTGCTCCCTCATCGGATTTCTTAAAAGGCGTTTTATTTAACGTAATTGGAGACGATATAAACGGCGCAGTTTTTTGCGATTTATACGCAGGAACGGGCAACATCGGTTTCGAGGCTGTTTCGAGAGGCGCGGCTTTCTGTATTTTCGTCGAAACTTCGCCTGAATTAATATCTATAATTATCAAACTTTCAAAACAGTTCGGTATAGAGAATAAAGTAAAAATTATAAAAAAAGACGCGTTAAAAGCTTTAGAAAAAGGGATATTAAGTGAGTATAAACCAGATTATATCTTTATCGACCCTCCGTACGGTAAAGGCTTTTGCGAAACTGCGATTAATAAAATAATTACGGAATATGATATGGAGGAAAAAAACGGCAATGAAGACAAATGCCGCAAATACGATAATATAAACATAATTGTCCAGCATGATAAACATGAAATATTATCCCTTGAATATCCGCCTTATAAGCTTATAAATAAAAAAACGCACGGCAAATCTTTTTTATCGTTTTACCGTGCGGATTACTTTAAAAATTCCAATCGCCTTTCCAGTTTTTAATTTCCGGCATATCGTCGTCGTATTTAAGAATATACTGCTTATGTTCTATTAGCCTGCTCTCCATCTCTTTTTTAATATACGCGGCTTTATATTTGAGGGATTCAACTCTGTCGGCTACGTCCATAACAAGATGAAATCTGTCTAAGTCGTTTCTTACCGCCATATCGAAAGGAGTCGTAGTCGTTCCTTCCTCTTTGTAGCCTCTGACATGAATATTCGGATGATTTTTACGCCTATAACAGAGTCTGTGTATAAGCCATGGATAGCCGTGGAATGCAAAAACTACATGTTTATTTTCGGTAAACAGAGTATCGAATTCTTTATCGGATAATCCGTCGGGGTGTTCTTCTTTAGGCGTTAATGTCATAAGGTCTATCACGTTTATTACTCTTATTTTAAGCTCCGGTGCGAGGTTGTTTAAAATCGAAACGGCGGCAAGCGTTTCCAATGTAGGAACGTCGCCCGCGCAAGCCATTATTATATCAGGTTCTTCTCCTCTGTCGTTGCTTGCAAATTCCATAATACCAAGTCCTTTATCGCATATTTTAATTGCGGAATCCATGTCGTACCATTGAAGTTCTTCCTGTTTTCCCGCGATAATTACGTTTATTCTGTTTTGGCTACTGAAGCATTTATCGGCAGTTACTAAAAGCGTATTTGTATCAGACGGAAGATAGACCCTTATATATTTTGGTTTTTTGGTAATAACGTGGTCGATAAATCCAGGATCTTGATGCGAAAAACCGTTATGGTCCTGTCTCCAGACATGCGAAGTGAGAAGATAGTTTAAGGACGGTATAGGCCTTCTCCATTCGACTTCGTCGGCTTCCTTAAGCCATTTCGCATGCTGATTGAACATAGAATCTATTATATGTATAAATGCTTCATAGCACGAAAAAAAACCATGCCTTCCGGACAATAAATATCCTTCGAGAAGCCCTTCGCAGGTATGTTCGCTTAAAATTTCTATTACTCTTCCGCTATGGGCAAGATGGTCGTCGAAATTGAAAATATCGCCCCACCATTGCCTGTCGGTCGTATCGAAAACCGCATTAAGCCTGTTCGAGTTATGTTCGTCGGGACTGAATATTCTAAAATTATCCATATTCTTTTTGACTATGTCGCGCAGGTAATATCCCAATGTAGTAGTAGCTTTTCCATAGGTTGTCGCAGGTTTTTCTACTTTTTCGGCGTAAACGGTAAAATCCGGAAGAATGAGGTCTTTTGTCAAAAGTCCGCCGTTTCCGCAAGGGTTTGCGCTCATTCTTTTATCTTTTTTTGGCGGAAATTCTTTAATTTTGTCTATCAACGAACCTTTTTCATCGAATAATATTTCCGGCTTGTAAGATTTCATCCAGTTTTCCAATATTTTGATATGCTCCGGCTTTTCTTTGAAATCCGTAATAGGAACTTGATGGGCGCGCCAGAAACCTTCCAACTTAAGTCCGTCTATTTCTTTTGGGCATGTCCACCCTTTAGGAGTTTTAAATATCAGCATAGGATAATGAGGTCTAACCTTAGTAGCTGCATCGCTTTTTTCGTTATATTCTTTTTTTATTTTATTTATTTCCCTTGAAATTTTATCCATTATTAAAGCCATTTTATTATGTGCGGAATCTACGGATTCGTCTTCCAAAATGTAAGGTTTGTAACCGTATCCTTTAAACAGGTCTATAAGTTCTTCTTCGCCGATTCTTGCAAGAATTGTCGGATTATTTATTTTATATCCGTTCAAATGAAGTATAGGAACCACTATGCCGTCCGTTTTAGGGTTTAAAAATTTATTAATATGCCACGATGCAGCCATGGGTCCCGTTTCAGCTTCGCCGTCTCCTACTACGCAAAATACCCTTAAATCGGGATTGTCTAATGCAGCTCCGTAAGCATGGCTCAATGCGTAACCAAGTTCGCCCCCCTCATGTATGGAGCCTGGGGTTTTA
This window harbors:
- a CDS encoding phosphoketolase family protein, which translates into the protein MKEKASAFNYQNYLAEEEIETLNLYFDAANYLSIGQIYLMDNPLLKEPLKLEHIKPRLLGHWGTSPGLNFIYAHINRIIKKFDFNALFITGPGHGGPAIIANTYIEGTYSEYYPNMPQNYDGVKALFRQFSAPGGVPSHVSPKTPGSIHEGGELGYALSHAYGAALDNPDLRVFCVVGDGEAETGPMAASWHINKFLNPKTDGIVVPILHLNGYKINNPTILARIGEEELIDLFKGYGYKPYILEDESVDSAHNKMALIMDKISREINKIKKEYNEKSDAATKVRPHYPMLIFKTPKGWTCPKEIDGLKLEGFWRAHQVPITDFKEKPEHIKILENWMKSYKPEILFDEKGSLIDKIKEFPPKKDKRMSANPCGNGGLLTKDLILPDFTVYAEKVEKPATTYGKATTTLGYYLRDIVKKNMDNFRIFSPDEHNSNRLNAVFDTTDRQWWGDIFNFDDHLAHSGRVIEILSEHTCEGLLEGYLLSGRHGFFSCYEAFIHIIDSMFNQHAKWLKEADEVEWRRPIPSLNYLLTSHVWRQDHNGFSHQDPGFIDHVITKKPKYIRVYLPSDTNTLLVTADKCFSSQNRINVIIAGKQEELQWYDMDSAIKICDKGLGIMEFASNDRGEEPDIIMACAGDVPTLETLAAVSILNNLAPELKIRVINVIDLMTLTPKEEHPDGLSDKEFDTLFTENKHVVFAFHGYPWLIHRLCYRRKNHPNIHVRGYKEEGTTTTPFDMAVRNDLDRFHLVMDVADRVESLKYKAAYIKKEMESRLIEHKQYILKYDDDMPEIKNWKGDWNF
- a CDS encoding zinc ribbon domain-containing protein, which translates into the protein MPIREYKCKDCGNYIEVIQGMNEKPLEKCEKCGGKLEKLISNSSFVLKGSGWYKTDYASSGSSASGSKSKKTADESKTASPAPACSCSGGTCGH
- a CDS encoding Crp/Fnr family transcriptional regulator, giving the protein MENFKIPEYFGSLNADIFNDIKALFKVENYSAGENIFLEGDKSKGIYFVAEGTVKVYKSSKDGKEQILKLIYPGESFNDITVFVKDINPASADAVTGAKLFLLSRENMIGLIYKHPEVSINIIRSMSEKLRHLTNAIEDLSLKRTQERIAKILLLFDGEKLSQKIIADIAGTAREVVSRALKDFAAKDIIKLDKRDIIILDRKKLEDLSE